One genomic region from Desulfuromonas sp. TF encodes:
- a CDS encoding integron integrase: protein MYRHVLDIDTGEAIDAVRAKKRQRLPVVLSKGEVLRVFDAMRSTMRLMAMLTYGCGLRLSECLNLRVKDLDLERGLLIVRSGKGDKDRRTVLPESLHNDLVAHLVEVRALFDSDRQQNLNGVYLPKALERKYPNAGKEWGWFWVFPARGVSTDPRSGMVRRHYQHPSLFQRTFREATQTAAIAKRVTVHALRHSFATHLLESGTDIRTIQDLLGHADLRTTMIYTHVVSKNPLGVRSPLDLG from the coding sequence ATGTACCGGCATGTGCTTGACATTGACACCGGGGAGGCGATCGATGCCGTTCGGGCCAAAAAACGGCAACGTCTGCCGGTCGTCCTGTCAAAGGGGGAGGTGCTAAGGGTCTTTGACGCTATGCGCAGTACCATGCGACTGATGGCGATGCTGACCTATGGATGCGGTCTTCGACTGAGCGAATGCCTGAACCTCAGGGTCAAGGATCTCGACCTCGAACGGGGGCTGCTAATCGTTCGTTCAGGAAAGGGTGATAAGGACCGGCGCACGGTTTTGCCGGAGAGCCTGCATAACGACCTGGTCGCGCACCTGGTGGAGGTCAGGGCACTTTTCGACTCCGACCGACAGCAGAACCTGAACGGGGTCTATCTTCCCAAGGCGTTGGAGCGCAAGTATCCCAATGCCGGAAAGGAGTGGGGGTGGTTCTGGGTTTTTCCCGCACGCGGTGTGTCGACAGACCCGCGCAGCGGCATGGTGCGCCGTCATTATCAGCATCCCTCCCTCTTTCAGCGCACCTTTCGCGAGGCGACGCAAACCGCCGCCATTGCCAAGCGGGTCACCGTTCATGCCTTGCGCCACTCCTTTGCCACGCACCTGCTGGAAAGCGGCACGGATATCCGCACCATCCAGGACCTGCTCGGACATGCCGACCTGCGCACCACCATGATCTATACCCATGTCGTCAGCAAGAACCCCCTCGGCGTGCGCAGCCCCCTCGACCTTGGCTGA